The Agelaius phoeniceus isolate bAgePho1 chromosome 26, bAgePho1.hap1, whole genome shotgun sequence genome has a window encoding:
- the GAST gene encoding gastrin produces MKVSLCLILALAVAPSLCRPPAALGDPQEPPLSLARRDWPQHLSQEQQHLLSQFLPHILTELNKHKAFVHEDEGLEALHDHFYPDWMDFGRRSAEDEDGAV; encoded by the exons atgaaggtgtccctgtgcctcaTCCTCGCCCTCGCAGtggcccccagcctgtgccGGCCCCCAGCTGCCTTGGGggacccccaggagcccccccTCAGCCTGGCCCGCCGGGACTGGCCCCAGCAcctgtcccaggagcagcagcacctcctgtcCCAGTTCCTGCCCCACATCCTCACAG agctgaacaAGCACAAGGCCTTTGTGCATGAGGACGAGGGGCTGGAGGCTCTGCACGACCACTTCTACCCCGACTGGATGGACTTCGGCCGCCGCAGcgctgaggatgaggatggggctgtgtag
- the EIF1 gene encoding eukaryotic translation initiation factor 1: MSAIQNLQPFDPFADASKGDDLLPAGTEDYIHIRIQQRNGRKTLTTVQGIADDYDKKKLVKAFKKKFACNGTVIEHPEYGEVIQLQGDQRKNICQFLVEIGLAKDDQLKVHGF; encoded by the exons ATGTCCGCTATCCAGAACCTCCAGCCCTTCG ACCCCTTTGCGGATGCAAGTAAGGGTGATGACCTGCTCCCGGCCGGCACTGAGGACTACATCCATATAAGGATCCAGCAGCGAAACGGCAGGAAGACCCTCACCACAGTCCAGGGCATCGCGGATGACTACGATAAAAAGAAACTGGTGAAGGCCTTCAAGAAG AAATTTGCCTGCAATGGTACTGTAATTGAGCACCCCGAGTATGGAGAAGTGATTCAGTTGCAGGGTGACCAGCGCAAGAACATCTGCCAGTTCCTTGTGGAG ATTGGACTGGCTAAAGACGACCAGCTGAAAGTCCACGGGTTTTAA